In the Candidatus Brocadiia bacterium genome, one interval contains:
- a CDS encoding HD domain-containing protein, translating into MITLEQVKNNEQAKAFMAMADANLATMGYTEHGVRHAKLVAGMTQNILSKLGYDDKDQTIGAIAGYLHDIGNTINRNDHGISSAFLAYHILKDLRVDYEDIARIISAIGNHDEERGEPVNPISAAVVIADKADVHSSRVRSAKEIDFDIHDRVNYAVKKSRIQVNPKDKTITLELSIDNRISKVMEYFEIFLTRMVVCQKAAKLLGCEFKLVINGTKIL; encoded by the coding sequence ATGATAACATTAGAACAGGTCAAGAACAACGAGCAGGCCAAAGCTTTTATGGCCATGGCCGACGCCAATCTGGCCACTATGGGATATACCGAGCACGGCGTGCGGCACGCCAAACTGGTGGCCGGAATGACCCAGAACATCCTGTCCAAGCTGGGCTACGATGACAAAGACCAGACCATCGGCGCTATCGCCGGATACCTGCATGACATCGGCAACACTATCAACCGCAACGACCATGGCATATCCAGTGCCTTCCTGGCCTATCACATACTCAAAGACCTCAGGGTTGATTATGAGGACATCGCTCGGATAATCAGCGCCATCGGCAACCACGACGAAGAGCGTGGCGAGCCGGTCAACCCCATCTCGGCTGCGGTGGTCATAGCCGACAAGGCTGACGTTCATTCCTCGCGAGTCCGTTCCGCCAAGGAGATAGACTTTGACATCCACGACCGGGTCAACTACGCCGTCAAGAAATCGCGTATTCAGGTCAATCCCAAGGACAAGACCATAACCCTGGAACTGTCCATTGACAACCGCATATCCAAGGTGATGGAATACTTCGAGATATTCCTGACCCGGATGGTGGTCTGCCAAAAAGCGGCTAAGCTGTTGGGATGCGAGTTCAAACTGGTCATCAACGGCACCAAAATATTGTAA
- a CDS encoding metallophosphoesterase encodes MSRLYFTIFLLTALSVFFGMHYYIYRHTANGLMFGPGGRAALKLVMLMGGLAFITGEMFSRQATTPLFKPIYVAGVIWLGIIAMGVVVFFAVDIVRIATRTEQFRFWLTAGALGLLGLMSLYSVYNVSRGPRIKTITIKSPKLPKALSGFSIVQLSDLHLNYQKSERWLDRIIDKANTLNPDVVVITGDLADADISSDGRFYQALRKLKPKYGVYAITGNHDFYNGITSFERLTRELNIKTLRNEHVTIAGAIELAGVDDDTAKGFGSAGTDPVKEMKSDTISNGADLDTALRLPVGVDHDRFIILLAHQPTGIFDQAAKRGVDLQLSGHTHWGQIPPMDFLIKLRYKYAYGLYKNGSATLYTTSGTDVWGPPMRLFSRTEIVNVILTSN; translated from the coding sequence ATGTCAAGACTGTATTTTACAATTTTTCTGCTGACGGCCCTGAGCGTTTTTTTCGGGATGCATTATTACATCTACCGCCATACGGCTAACGGTTTGATGTTCGGCCCGGGCGGGCGGGCGGCGCTCAAGCTGGTCATGCTAATGGGCGGGCTGGCTTTTATAACCGGAGAGATGTTCAGCCGCCAGGCTACCACGCCGCTGTTCAAACCGATTTATGTAGCCGGCGTAATCTGGCTGGGCATCATCGCCATGGGCGTGGTGGTTTTCTTTGCCGTAGATATAGTCCGAATAGCCACCCGCACCGAGCAGTTCCGGTTCTGGCTAACAGCCGGAGCGCTGGGACTGCTGGGATTGATGTCTCTTTATTCAGTCTATAACGTGTCCCGCGGGCCGAGGATCAAGACCATTACCATAAAAAGTCCTAAACTGCCTAAGGCGCTTTCGGGATTTTCCATCGTCCAGCTTTCTGACCTGCACCTTAATTACCAGAAATCGGAACGCTGGCTGGACCGGATAATAGATAAAGCGAATACTTTGAATCCGGATGTGGTAGTCATAACCGGCGACCTGGCTGATGCCGATATCTCAAGTGACGGCAGGTTCTATCAGGCGCTCCGGAAGCTCAAGCCTAAATACGGCGTCTATGCCATCACCGGGAACCATGATTTCTATAACGGGATTACCAGCTTTGAACGGCTGACCCGGGAGCTTAATATCAAAACGCTCCGGAACGAACACGTGACCATTGCCGGAGCCATTGAACTGGCCGGTGTTGACGATGATACGGCCAAAGGGTTCGGCTCGGCCGGAACAGACCCGGTTAAAGAGATGAAGAGCGACACTATCTCTAACGGGGCTGACCTTGATACAGCGCTTAGATTACCAGTCGGGGTGGACCACGACCGGTTTATCATCCTGCTGGCGCACCAGCCGACCGGAATCTTTGACCAGGCGGCCAAACGCGGTGTAGACTTGCAGTTATCGGGACATACCCACTGGGGACAGATTCCGCCCATGGATTTCCTTATCAAGCTCCGTTATAAATACGCCTACGGGCTTTACAAAAATGGCTCGGCAACGCTCTATACCACGTCCGGTACCGACGTCTGGGGACCGCCAATGCGGTTATTTTCCAGGACTGAGATAGTTAATGTAATCCT